The region GGTGTTGAACCCGTTGGTGGTGGCCTGCGCTATCGGCATTACTTTGCAGATTGCCGCTTTAGGTCTGCCGCCGGGGATTGAACCGGTTCTAAAATCGCTAGGGCAAGCGTCACTGCCGCTGGGGTTGTTGTGTGTCGGTGCGGCGCTGGATTTTTCTGCCGCTCGTAGCTGGTTGCGCCCGGTAGTGATTGCATCATGTGCAAAATTCATTGCCATGCCGCTGGTGACGATCGTCGCCTGCTACCTCTTTAATCTGTCTGGTGCGGCGGCGATTGCTGCACTGCTGTTTCAGGCACTGCCGACGGCATCGTCGTCTTACATTATGGCTCGTCAGCTTGGCGGTGATGCGCCATTGATGGCAGGTATCATTGCGATTCAAACCTTGATGGCAGGCGTCGCGTTGCCGCTGGCAGTCCTTGGGCTGAGTGGACTGTTATGAATCTCTCAAATGTTTCTTTTTTAACAATGCCTCGTTAACGATATGGTGATTTGTTCTTTTATATCTATTTGTATTTTAATGAAATTAATCATTTTATTGAAGTATTAATAATAATGCGTATAGTTATCATTTACCTTTCTGTGCAAATGTTGACAAAAAACGCCTCAGCATCTCGCCAACATTACCATCAGTTAACCGAGGATATACCATGTCTTTTGGAGTTACTCGCGCCGGAAAAATGCGCGTTTGTGATTCTTCGTTGGCCGGAGTAAAACCATTCGGAGTCTCTCTTCTCGCCCTATTGATTTCCGCTTCTTTCCTGCCTGCTCAGGCCGCTACCGAAGAAAAACCAACTTCCGGTGATACGCTTGTCGTCAGCGCGAATGCTAACGCTAACGCAGAAGTTAGCGACCCGCAGGATTACAGCGTGAAAGTCACTAACGCTGGAACTAAGATGACGTTGACGCCGCGTGATATTCCGCAGTCGGTGAGTGTCATCAGTAAGCAGCGTATCGAAGATCAGAACTTGCAAACGATTGGTGAGGTGATGGCAAACACGACGGGAGTCTTTGCCAACAATATCGATTCCGACCGCTCTAGTTACTATTCTCGTGGTTTTCTGATCAATAATTACTTATTCGACGGTATTCCAACCGTAGTGGATGATATCTGGGATTTTGGTGACTCAGGTTCCGATACGGCAATCTATGACCGTATTGAAGTGGTGCGTGGCGCGACAGGGCTGATGACGGGAACGGGTAATCCTTCTGCTGCCGTAAATATGGTGCGTAAGCATGCGGACAGCCGTGAATTCAAAGGTTCTGTGTCTGGCAGTTACGGTTCATGGAATAACCAGCGGATGGTGACCGATTTGTCTGCGCCGCTGACGGAATCCGGCAACGTGCGCGGGCGAGTAGTCGCGGGCTATCAGGATAATGACACTCGGCTCGATCGTTATCATAAACGAAAAAAATTCCTCTACGGTGTGGTCGATGCCGATGTGACTGACTCGACGACGATCTCCCTAGGTTATGATTATCAGGAAAGTAATACAGACAGCCCAACCTGGGGCGGGCTGCCGACGTGGTTTACTGACGGTAGCTCTACACATTTTGGTCGTAGCTTTAATACCGCGCCAAACTGGAGCTACTCCGATAAAACGTCGAGAAAAGTGTTTGCCGATCTGACTCAGCGTTTTGATAACGGCTGGCAACTGCGTATGAACGGAACGCATGCCGAAACCAACTTCGATTCCAAGCTGATGTATGCCAATGGTTTCCCGGATAAAGATACCGGAATACTTGTTGATCCGTTTGGGGCTAATGTGGGTGCTTACGGTGGATGGAATAAAGGAACACGTAAGGTCGATTCTATCGATACCTACGCCTCTGGCCCGTTCGAGCTACTGGGACGCCAGCATGAGCTGGTGGTAGGCGGTAGCTACAGCCGACAACGTAACCAGTTCTATAATTCCCAATCGACGATCGATCCGGCAGATATGGGCAATTACTACAACTGGAATGGCAATATTGCCGATCCAGCATGGGGAGCCTGGGTGGATTATGAGCATTCTACGTTACGCCAAAAATCACTCTATACCTCAGCGCGTTTCTCTCTGGCCGATCCGCTGCACTTAATCGCTGGTGCGCGTTATACCGACTGGAGCATCATCGGTTCGACGGGGGATACCAGTAAGAGTCGGGTGACGCCTTATGTCGGTCTGGTTTATGACATTAACGATACCTGGTCGACGTATGCCAGCTACACCGATATCTTCCAGCCGCAAACAAAGAAAGAAGGGCCTAACACGTATCTGGCTCCTGTAACGGGTAAAAACTATGAAGCAGGTCTGAAAGGAGATTGGTACAACAGCCGTCTAACTGCTTCAGTTGCCGTGTTCCGTATTGAACAGGATAACTTGGCTGAGGCACTGCCCCCTTCTGGCGCACCTGAAACCTATTACCGGTCTGTTGATGGTATGGTGAGCAAAGGCATCGAGTTTGAAGTCAATGGTGCGGTGACAGATAACTTGCAAATGACGTTTGGTGGCTCTCGCTTCGTTGCCGACGATAAAGATGGTAAGTCGATCAACTCATATCTACCGCGTACGTCACTTAAGCTGTTTACCCGCTATCAGTTGCCAATGCTGCCGGACTTAACCGTCGGCGGCGGCGTGAACTGGCAAAATGGTATCTGGCAAGAAGGCTCTGGTCCGCAACGTACCACGTTGCGTGTCGAGCAGGGCAGCTACGCGCTGGTTAATCTGTTTAGCCGTTATCAGGTAACGAAACAGCTGGCGGTGCAGGCGAATATCAACAACCTGTTTGATAAAGAGTACAGCGATTTCCTTGCACCTTATGCCGTGTATGGTGCGCCTCGTAGCGTCTCGATGACCGTTAACTATGCGTTCTAGTCCGCTGCTCTAAATCGATGCAAGTGACTTGCCCGATGGTTCGGTGACCTGCTATCGCGAATAATCGTAGCGCCCGTTGTCTCAATGACTCGGGCGCTTTTTCTTTTACCGCGATGTTGAAATGTTTCCCTTCATCACCTGAAGCATTGGTTACATGAATGGATAGTGGAATAGGGGGTTAACATTGATTCGGGGATCGGAGACAATTGCGTATTATATTCAGGCGGGGAAGCGTTTTTCCTTTTGGAACATTTTTACAGGGATTAAAAAATGAAGTGCTTGAACTGCGAGAACGATGCGCAAAAAGAGTCGGGCTTGTGTACAGCGTGTGAAGGAAAAGAGCAGCAGAAGATTAACGGTATTCTCTACCTTCCGGCGCTGGGAATTATTCTTTCTGTCATTATGGCGCCGTTCTCACTGTATGAACTGGTCAGTGTCGTGCTGGCGCATTTCAAAAAAACTGGATTTGTTAGTTATTACAGTCTGTTCGCTATATTTTGCGTAATTGCTTTATTCGGCATGTCGATTTTTACTGCGCTAACATTTTTTCGCCGCAAGCGGCGGACGAAGGTGGTAATGGTCGCTTACTATGTCATTAATGCCGTTTGCGTATGTTGCTTAACGTTATTGCCTTCACTGCTGTTTGGTGTCGCGCTGGACGATAATGCATTGAGTATGCTTTCTGGCGTTGTTGTCGGCATTATCGTCTGGATTCCGTATTTCCTGTTCTCGAAAAGAGTTCCGCAGGTTTTTAGCCGCGAGTAAATAGGTTCGTTATAAATAGCTCAACGTGAAGTTTGCCGTTGCCACAAAATCACCGGACTTAATCAGGTCGTCGCGTATCTTTTCGATACGGGCTGAAAAGGGAATGGCGTTGTCCCCACTTTGCAGCACAATGCTATCTGTGCTGCTGTTGATGCCGACCAGTTGATTGGCATGATAAATGCCAATCGCGATACCTTTGGCACCGGATGGCGTATCCAGCGCCAGACGCTTGGGCAGTAGCGGCTCTTCTTTCCCTGAAAAGCGGACGGTAACGTTTTGGTAAGTATCCAGATTGCAGTCCGTGAGGTTAATCGTGAAATCATGCCAACTGCCGTAGCTATTGATTTTTAGATAGCGCTCAGAGATTTCGCTCATGTTCACCACAATCGCTTTGCTTTCCGTACTGACATTACAGGCTGCGTTGACGACGGAGACGCGGAACGTCACTTCACGATCGCTCAAAAGAGGGGGCTGTTGTGCAAGAGGTGAACTTGATTGTAGTGTCATCATACCGGCCGCTACGGTGAGCAGGACGCGGCGAAACGTGATGCTTAGTACTGTATTGTCATTTTTTATCATCGTTGCTATCTCATGCAGGCGCGCGGATTAGTGATAATTAAATCGCAGAATAATATTTTTTTCGGTATCGCCGACGGTTGCGGGGCCTGCGGCATAGAGTTGGGCTTTATAGCGTCGCTCAACTACGCCACTTGCTGCCGTCAATCCTTCAACCAGACTAATGAACTGATTAAACGTCACGTTATTACCGCTGCGCATATCTTCGATTTTCAGCGTGGCGCCGTTCCCCATATTCATGCCGTCTATCCCGACGAGTGAATTCCCCCGTGAAGTGGCATCAAAATTGATGTCCAGATCGAATCCCTTACCGCAGTCTTCGCCACCGTCGGTGGACACATCAATGTTAAATTCTGACTGTGCTAGTGGACCGGCCTCCGTTCCTGACCACGCCCTGACCGTACCAAAATCGACATAGCTATCGGGCGAAACGTTGATCGTCGCGGCGCACTGCATAATGTCGATGCCGTGTAGCCCTGACAGGCTCAAGCCATAGTTACTGTCGGGTTTATTATTGATGCCCCCTTCACCATCAATCTGGAAGACTCTCAGGGAGTCCGCGCCTGCTGTGGTGTCGGTAATGTTCCCCGTTTTTTCGAGATAGAGCTGTACCGTGACATTTAGCATGGTTGGTGAGGCCGGTGGGCTTGAGCCGCTGGGGCCTGCGATGACCCACTGTCCTGTGGGCACGCGGGAAGAGGTGGAGCCGCCATTTGTGATCACGCCGAGATCTTGCCCATTATAGATGATACCGATTCCGATGCCCTGTCCGATGATCTTTCCTTCGGGATTGGGATAGAAATAGGACATCTCACCCTGCGGACGGACGGAATAATATGCCCAGCAGGCCAAACTGCGGGTATAGCTTTTCGACGTCCAGAGACGGCTGCCGATCGGTAATGTCGCCGGGATCTTGAGCGTACCGATATCTTCATAGTCGGCTACCGGCCCCGTCACGGTGCCCAATCGACATTCCAGCGCACTGGCATTAAACGCCGTTAAGCTGAGACAAAGTGCTGCACAGAAGACAACATAGCGATTTTTACGAATGGCTAACCAATGCATGGTGGATATCCCTGTAGCTTATTCATCGGTAATGGGCTGGCACTGGTTTTGTGCGCAAGTAAAAGGCAATGCAACATGGCCGCCGTAGTCGTTGACGTAGTACAGATAGAAGCGATTGATCGCGCCGTCATTGATTTCAACAGGCAGCGTTGAGCGCGGTGCCACCATAAAGGCGTTGCCTTTTAACAGATTGGCAGGGTTGGCATTGGCTACTTTGGGTTGCTTCAGGATGCTGCTTACGGTGATGTAGTACGGGGTCGGGTTTTCCACCTGAAAAACGTTGCCCGTTTTTTTAATCAGCAGTTTTTTCTGCCATATCTCATCTTTTGCGGGTTTCACACCGCGTGGGCGGAAGAACACCTTGATTTCAGACTGAATGGCGATCTGCAATACGTTAGCCTTTTCCGTTTTGGGCGGAATTTCCCGTACATTAAGATAAAACAACGATTCGCGATCGGTTGGCAATTGTGTGATTTGTTCCGTCTTAACCAGACGGATCAGGCTATATCCTTTTGCTTCGATGCGCTGCAATGGCGGTAACACCATCAGCGGACTTGTTACTTTATTGCGTCGCTCGTCCGTCAGCCAGGACTGTGCCAGAAACGGATTTTCCGCGTTTTGGTTCATCAGCATCACCGTTGCTGACTGTTCATCATCGTTAAAAATAACGCGGGTGCGATCGAGGCTCAGCGCACTATAGGCTGAGGGTATCAAAAGCAGGCAGCCGATAAAGATTCCTGCTGTTCGCCGATAAGATGGGTATTTCATACGTACTCTCCGGGATTTTCTATTTCTTGCCGCTTATTTGCAGGGCAGCAGCAATGTATCAAGGTGGTTTAAGGTAGCGGGTAGGGTGATGGAGCACTGCGACTCCCCCTCCCAGATAACGGACAGCGTTTCGTCAGGCGACACGCCCGTGATATAGGCCTGTCCACTGTTGGTGATCATGGCTATATCGCGGCCTTTCTTGTTTTTTATCTGAGCCGCGAAGGGGGGATATTTGCCATCAGCCAGCATGATGTGTCCCATGATTTTTGCCCCGCTGACCACATCAAATTTGCGGTAGCCAATTGCACCTTCAGTCAGGGTTCCTTGAACCACGGTCGTCATCGCTTCGATGTTTTGCGGTAATTTCTGCATATCGATGCGGGTCGAGACATCGTAGTAGCTACTGCTGCCAGCAATTACAGCCAGGCCATAGCGGTTAGTCTCGACTTGGCTGCCGGCGAATGCGACGCCTGCCTGATCCGTATCGACCATAATGCGAGTACCACCTTGGTTGCCTTTCGGATGTGCTGCAACGCCGTGGCGGGTTGCGGTGATACCGCCGCGTAGCGAACCGTTCAGATAGGTATAACGATCCTGCTGCCAGGCGACACCCACGGAGGCATCGGTCATTGGTGCCAGACGGGTATAGTTGCCGCTCAGGTACGTGTTCTCCCTGCTGTCATGCCGGGTGCTTAGGTTCCAGGTTCGGCTCGGATCGGCGTTATTGGAATAAGTCAGCGTCTGATTACTGCTGTTGTTATAGTGGCCCACGCTGTAGCTCAGACGATCCTTTTCCCTGAGGGGAATGGAAAAGCTGAGGTACAGACTGTCATCAGTACGTTGGTTGAATTCGGTACGATAGGCCGATAAATTCGCAGAAATACCTTTAATCTCGCCGATATCAAAATATTTGTTCAGTGAAATCCCATAGCGATCCTGCTCGGCTTCATTCCAGTAGGTTTGGCGCGTATAGGTAACGTAAGTTGATAGTCCGCTCAGCAGTGAGGCTGTCTCTTGTGTCGCGAAGTTTTTTGAGACCGTAATGGTGTAGCGTTCTTTTTCATTGCGATAACGGCTATCAAGATTCAGGGCGTAGAGATACTGCGCCATGCTCATGTAGGTTTTTTCTGAGAAGCGGTAGCCCGCAAAGCTGACTTGGCTATCGATCGAATTGAAATATTTAGACCAGTTAAGTGAAAAAGCATGCCCCATTTGCGACGTGGATGGCGCCGGTAGTGTTGCGCGTGACTGGGTGACGTCAGCGGACAGCGCGCCAAAGAGATAAAGATTTTTCCCAATGCCCGCCGACCAAGACTGATAGCTATCGGACAAAATCGTGCCGCCGTACACCGACCAGGCATTGGATAATCCCCATGAGGCTTCCGCGGCAGAAAAGGCAGGCCCTTGCAGGCGGTGATTGGTATTCGACGGTTTACCCGCGGCGAGTTTGTACTGGACGTGGCCTGGTCGTGTCAGGTAAGGCAGATTGGCCGACTCGGTCTGGAACGTGGTTACCGTGCCATCTTCTTCTGTTACGCGAACATCCAGCGTACCGCTGACGCCATTTTTCATATCTTGAATCGCAAAAGGACCCGCAGGCACGGTCGTTTCATAGATCAGCCTGCCATTTTGCATCACGGTCACCGTCGCATTTGATTTGGCGACGCCGCGAATTTCTGGCGCATAACCACGCAGAGAAGGGGGAAGCATAGTGTCGTTATTGGCTAATGACACACCGGTAAAGCGGTAGCTATCAAATAAATTACTGCTGAAATACATTTCACCCAGTTTGAGATCGGCTGACAGGGTGGGAAGCGGGCGGTAGGCGTAAAACTGATCCCACGAAAAGCTATCGCGATTCGAATGGCGTGATTTTTGCAGAAAATAGCGATAATCGGCACGGTAGCGCCAGGCTCCCAGATTGAATCCGGTTGTGCCGTAACTACTGAGATAGTGCGATGTGCCTCTGCCGTTAGTATCACGACGCATGTTCCCAACGAGGTTATAGTCCAGCAGCGCACCGCCGATCCCGTGGTTCCATTGTTCTGGTGGAACCCAGTTGCGATCGCTGTACATCAACCACGCTTGGGGGATGGTAATATTCAGCGTTCCCATGCCTATTTGATTAGAGACTTTGACGCCGGCAATGGGGGTTAGATCGACGCATGTTCCGTTATTCCAGGATTCGATTTTATCGCGTGCTTCTTTTTTGAGTGCCAGTTTATCGACAAGTTCAGGTGGAAGGCAGGCTGTAGGCCGGGCGCTCTTATTGCCTTCTGGTAGATAGTTTATTATCTGCTGCTGTATTTCACGTGAGTTTACTTTTAGGGATAAAAGGTAGGCACCTGGTGTGACATATTCGGGATCGGAAAAATGGCTAAGATCAATGTCATTGCGATCGTCGACATCAAGTACATTGACGTTAAATTCCGTTGCACTGATCGATGTCGTGCCCAAAGAAAAAATAAAAATACTATAGCGGGCTAACATGGTTTTTATTTTTTCTTTGAACGTAATATTTTTCATTGCCATAGGGAATATATGCTTAAGCAGATGCCGCGTTGTAGGTATCCACGCACGTCAATAACGTGTGGAATAAAGAGGGTATAGGGGAGGAATCCTCCCCTTTTTATTGGGTATACCCGTTCAAACCTGCTGTTGGCATAGCTGCCTTTTATTGATAAGAAACAACAAAATTAGCTGTGCTAGAGAAGCTACCCGTTGTGACTACTGGGGCTTGGCCTGCCTCTGGTGTTGGCAGTTTTTCGACATAAGAGGTGAAGGAGAAAATATTGTCCCCATTTGATAACGGCGTGGCCGCTACGGCCAGCGTCGTTCCGTCGAATTTAATTTTTTCGCCGACTCGTTCTACGGCAATACCTGCACCGCTGGCACTGCCATTTAACGCTAACAGCTCATTATTGGTGCCAGATGCAACACCGCCAGAGAAAACAATTTTGGCGCTGGTTGCTGTGTCCAAACTGCAATCTTTTAATGTGATATCAAAAGGCTTAATTTCTGAGGTACCGCCGTTTTCCAATACAGTTTTACTGATTTCACCAAAATCGATAGTTTGGTGCAGATCTTCGGGAGACACCGAGCAAGGCGTATCAATAATTTTTCCTTTAAACGTCACCGATCCATTGTGTGAATCTGCTGCCTGTGCACCGACAGAAAATATCACGGAGATGAGTGATGCCAGGGTGAATTTTGATAATTTCATATGATGCTCTCTCTGTTGGTTACTCTATTAAAAGCGTGAACGCGAATCATGAGTACTCGCCACATTCCTACATGGTGAGTTGTGCCTTTGCTTTTGTGGTTGCTTAACGATTTGCAGCCTTACTCACATGGTGAATATATTTGCTGACTTGCCCAGTCGGCTGCCCTGGATCTGGTGAAATAGTAGTGTTAGGTAGTTTTATGGTCAAATATATTAATTTAATTACATTTATTTAGATTAAATGTTTTAAATTTATGTTTATTTAGGTTTTTATTCTGGTTGCTGCGTGTGGTGGACAATGTCGAATGGTGTGATGTAAATATCATTTTCTAGATAAGTTATTTTAATTCAGTGTGTTATTTGTCATTCCTCTTCTTGTGGCGCTGATAAGGCTGGATATCTTTTTATTTATAAAAATAATGAAATGTCTTTTTATTTATACAATGATTAAATGAAAATTAAATAATCTTTGACAATATATAGGTAAATTTTTATCCTTGCCAAGGATAGCCTTGATAAGGCTATGTATATAATTGATTTTATCTTTTGTTGATAACGTTTTTTTGTTTGGTTTTTGTGGTTTTTCAGACTATTCCGTAGGTTTTATGCCCATAAAAAAGCGTATCTATAATCTTACTGTAACGAATGAATAGTGCCTCTAATCTTGATGGAAAAAGGTCGAATGGTTTATTTGATTAATGATTTAATCATTTTCAACGAGGGAGAGGGAACGCTGGCATGGATAGAACGTGAAAATGAAGCAACCTCTGTGAATTTTCCTATTTCACGATTGCTCTGTTTGTTAATTGAGAATCAAGGAGTAACGTTAAGCCGTGATTTTTTGTTAAAGGAGGCATTGGAAAAGCATGCACTTTGCCCTTCTCTCAATAATCTCAACAATTATCTCTCTCTACTCAGGAAGGTGTTGCGTGAGTTTGATCTTTCGGACTCGATTGTGACTATCCCTAAACTGGGAGTTGTTTTTAACGCCGCGAGTATTGTTTCCTATCCGATGTCAGAGGGGAGAGAAAAAGAAACGTTAAATCAAAGGGAAGACGAGAAAGTTAAAGAAGATATTTATGAAGAAGAAAAGCCATTTTCTATAAAACATCACGCCATACCTGAACCAGTAAAAAAACAGCAATATGTCCGGTTTCTTCTCATATGGATAATGATAGTTGGGGTTTTCCTGATCGTTTTGGGGAGCGTAAATCGTTTTCCGTATCGACATCTTGTTGATGTAAAGATGAATGGGAAGTGCGATCTTTTCTATTTATATAACAGTGTGGGCTATCCTCTCCCGACCGACTATAAAAATCTGTGCTCAGATAACGCATTATTCTTCCTATCGAAAAAGATTGTTATATCTGGAGTGTTGGACCGGAAAAGTGAGATCGTTATTTCCTGCAATAAAGATGGGCATGGATGTATCACTTATGTTAATAATTAAAGTCAGAAAGAAATTTTTTTGCACCATATTGGTGCTTTTTATTTCACTTTCTCTTGGGGTTGTTTTTTATTTAACCAGCAATTTATACAGAAAGCCGCTGATATGTCAGGGCGAAGTAAAGCTCTACGAAGAAGATCAGAAGGTCAGAAAGGAATATGACGTCTATTTTTATCTCAATAAACAAAATAGGGCGCTGGTTTTAGTCAATGGTCTTTACATTGGCGAGGATGGTGTACCGTTGACGATT is a window of Pectobacterium punjabense DNA encoding:
- a CDS encoding fimbria/pilus outer membrane usher protein; translation: MAMKNITFKEKIKTMLARYSIFIFSLGTTSISATEFNVNVLDVDDRNDIDLSHFSDPEYVTPGAYLLSLKVNSREIQQQIINYLPEGNKSARPTACLPPELVDKLALKKEARDKIESWNNGTCVDLTPIAGVKVSNQIGMGTLNITIPQAWLMYSDRNWVPPEQWNHGIGGALLDYNLVGNMRRDTNGRGTSHYLSSYGTTGFNLGAWRYRADYRYFLQKSRHSNRDSFSWDQFYAYRPLPTLSADLKLGEMYFSSNLFDSYRFTGVSLANNDTMLPPSLRGYAPEIRGVAKSNATVTVMQNGRLIYETTVPAGPFAIQDMKNGVSGTLDVRVTEEDGTVTTFQTESANLPYLTRPGHVQYKLAAGKPSNTNHRLQGPAFSAAEASWGLSNAWSVYGGTILSDSYQSWSAGIGKNLYLFGALSADVTQSRATLPAPSTSQMGHAFSLNWSKYFNSIDSQVSFAGYRFSEKTYMSMAQYLYALNLDSRYRNEKERYTITVSKNFATQETASLLSGLSTYVTYTRQTYWNEAEQDRYGISLNKYFDIGEIKGISANLSAYRTEFNQRTDDSLYLSFSIPLREKDRLSYSVGHYNNSSNQTLTYSNNADPSRTWNLSTRHDSRENTYLSGNYTRLAPMTDASVGVAWQQDRYTYLNGSLRGGITATRHGVAAHPKGNQGGTRIMVDTDQAGVAFAGSQVETNRYGLAVIAGSSSYYDVSTRIDMQKLPQNIEAMTTVVQGTLTEGAIGYRKFDVVSGAKIMGHIMLADGKYPPFAAQIKNKKGRDIAMITNSGQAYITGVSPDETLSVIWEGESQCSITLPATLNHLDTLLLPCK
- a CDS encoding FidL, with the protein product MLIIKVRKKFFCTILVLFISLSLGVVFYLTSNLYRKPLICQGEVKLYEEDQKVRKEYDVYFYLNKQNRALVLVNGLYIGEDGVPLTIRRTFSFDSVWEGNRLVVNNIGMSKNTNDNAPDEAIPILAENDVIQFEMLTKHAYLISTVQSKMACNIRD
- a CDS encoding fimbrial biogenesis chaperone, coding for MKYPSYRRTAGIFIGCLLLIPSAYSALSLDRTRVIFNDDEQSATVMLMNQNAENPFLAQSWLTDERRNKVTSPLMVLPPLQRIEAKGYSLIRLVKTEQITQLPTDRESLFYLNVREIPPKTEKANVLQIAIQSEIKVFFRPRGVKPAKDEIWQKKLLIKKTGNVFQVENPTPYYITVSSILKQPKVANANPANLLKGNAFMVAPRSTLPVEINDGAINRFYLYYVNDYGGHVALPFTCAQNQCQPITDE
- a CDS encoding fimbrial protein — translated: MIKNDNTVLSITFRRVLLTVAAGMMTLQSSSPLAQQPPLLSDREVTFRVSVVNAACNVSTESKAIVVNMSEISERYLKINSYGSWHDFTINLTDCNLDTYQNVTVRFSGKEEPLLPKRLALDTPSGAKGIAIGIYHANQLVGINSSTDSIVLQSGDNAIPFSARIEKIRDDLIKSGDFVATANFTLSYL
- a CDS encoding DUF2569 domain-containing protein, whose protein sequence is MKCLNCENDAQKESGLCTACEGKEQQKINGILYLPALGIILSVIMAPFSLYELVSVVLAHFKKTGFVSYYSLFAIFCVIALFGMSIFTALTFFRRKRRTKVVMVAYYVINAVCVCCLTLLPSLLFGVALDDNALSMLSGVVVGIIVWIPYFLFSKRVPQVFSRE
- the fhuE gene encoding ferric-rhodotorulic acid/ferric-coprogen receptor FhuE, translated to MSFGVTRAGKMRVCDSSLAGVKPFGVSLLALLISASFLPAQAATEEKPTSGDTLVVSANANANAEVSDPQDYSVKVTNAGTKMTLTPRDIPQSVSVISKQRIEDQNLQTIGEVMANTTGVFANNIDSDRSSYYSRGFLINNYLFDGIPTVVDDIWDFGDSGSDTAIYDRIEVVRGATGLMTGTGNPSAAVNMVRKHADSREFKGSVSGSYGSWNNQRMVTDLSAPLTESGNVRGRVVAGYQDNDTRLDRYHKRKKFLYGVVDADVTDSTTISLGYDYQESNTDSPTWGGLPTWFTDGSSTHFGRSFNTAPNWSYSDKTSRKVFADLTQRFDNGWQLRMNGTHAETNFDSKLMYANGFPDKDTGILVDPFGANVGAYGGWNKGTRKVDSIDTYASGPFELLGRQHELVVGGSYSRQRNQFYNSQSTIDPADMGNYYNWNGNIADPAWGAWVDYEHSTLRQKSLYTSARFSLADPLHLIAGARYTDWSIIGSTGDTSKSRVTPYVGLVYDINDTWSTYASYTDIFQPQTKKEGPNTYLAPVTGKNYEAGLKGDWYNSRLTASVAVFRIEQDNLAEALPPSGAPETYYRSVDGMVSKGIEFEVNGAVTDNLQMTFGGSRFVADDKDGKSINSYLPRTSLKLFTRYQLPMLPDLTVGGGVNWQNGIWQEGSGPQRTTLRVEQGSYALVNLFSRYQVTKQLAVQANINNLFDKEYSDFLAPYAVYGAPRSVSMTVNYAF
- a CDS encoding fimbrial protein; amino-acid sequence: MKLSKFTLASLISVIFSVGAQAADSHNGSVTFKGKIIDTPCSVSPEDLHQTIDFGEISKTVLENGGTSEIKPFDITLKDCSLDTATSAKIVFSGGVASGTNNELLALNGSASGAGIAVERVGEKIKFDGTTLAVAATPLSNGDNIFSFTSYVEKLPTPEAGQAPVVTTGSFSSTANFVVSYQ
- a CDS encoding winged helix-turn-helix domain-containing protein, with translation MVYLINDLIIFNEGEGTLAWIERENEATSVNFPISRLLCLLIENQGVTLSRDFLLKEALEKHALCPSLNNLNNYLSLLRKVLREFDLSDSIVTIPKLGVVFNAASIVSYPMSEGREKETLNQREDEKVKEDIYEEEKPFSIKHHAIPEPVKKQQYVRFLLIWIMIVGVFLIVLGSVNRFPYRHLVDVKMNGKCDLFYLYNSVGYPLPTDYKNLCSDNALFFLSKKIVISGVLDRKSEIVISCNKDGHGCITYVNN